Proteins encoded in a region of the Zea mays cultivar B73 chromosome 4, Zm-B73-REFERENCE-NAM-5.0, whole genome shotgun sequence genome:
- the LOC100281530 gene encoding neutral/alkaline invertase codes for MEAAPMRKASSQASLADPDDFDLTRLLNHKPRINVDRQRSFDDRSLGEISLAGAGTASRGGWGYGGGGMESYESMYSPGGGLRSYCGTPASSTRLSFEPHPLIGEAWDALRRSMVSFRGQPLGTIAAVDHSSGEVLNYDQVFVRDFVPSALAFLMNGEPEIVRNFLLKTLLLQGWEKRIDRFKLGEGAMPASFKVLKDPKRGVDKLVADFGESAIGRVAPVDSGFWWIIILRAYTKSTGDMTLAETPMCQKGIRLIMNQCLAEGFDTFPTLLCADGCCMIDRRMGVYGYPIEIQALFFMALRCALLMLKPDAEGKEIMERIVTRLTALSYHMRSYFWLDFQQLNDIYRFKTEEYSHTAVNKFNVNPESIPDWLFDFMPTRGGYFVGNVSPARMDFRWFALGNCVAILASLATPDQAAAIMDLIEERWEDLVGEMPVKICYPAIEGHEWQIVTGCDPKNTRWSYHNGGSWPVLLWLLTAACIKTGRLKIARRAIDLAEARLARDGWPEYYDGKLGRYIGKQARKLQTWSIAGYLVAKMMVEDPSHLGMISLEEEKPTKPVLRRSASWTG; via the exons ATGGAGGCGGCGCCGATGCGAAAGGCGTCGTCGCAGGCGTCGCTGGCGGACCCAGACGACTTCGACCTGACGCGCCTGCTGAACCACAAGCCGCGGATCAACGTGGACAGGCAGCGGTCGTTCGACGACCGCTCCCTCGGCGAGATATCGCTCGCCGGCGCGGGCACGGCCAGCCGCGGTGGCTGGGGCTACGGCGGCGGGGGGATGGAGAGCTACGAGAGCATGTACTCCCCCGGCGGCGGGCTGCGGTCCTACTGCGGCACGCCGGCCTCGTCCACGCGGCTCTCGTTCGAGCCCCACCCGCTCATCGGCGAGGCCTGGGACGCGCTGCGCCGCTCCATGGTGTCCTTCCGCGGCCAGCCGCTCGGCACCATCGCCGCCGTCGACCACTCCTCCGGCGAAGTGCTCAACTACGACCAG GTGTTCGTTAGGGACTTCGTCCCGAGCGCGTTGGCGTTCCTGATGAACGGGGAGCCGGAGATCGTTCGGAACTTCCTGCTGAAGACGCTGCTGCTGCAGGGGTGGGAGAAGCGGATCGACCGCTTCAAGCTCGGCGAGGGCGCCATGCCGGCGAGCTTCAAGGTGCTCAAGGACCCGAAGCGCGGCGTCGACAAGCTGGTGGCCGACTTCGGGGAGAGCGCCATCGGCCGCGTGGCGCCGGTGGATTCCGGGTTCTGGTGGATCATCATCCTGAGGGCCTACACCAAGTCCACCGGCGACATGACCCTCGCCGAGACGCCCATGTGCCAGAAGGGCATCCGGCTCATCATGAACCAGTGCCTCGCCGAGGGCTTCGACACCTTCCCCACCCTGCTCTGCGCCGACGGCTGCTGCATGATCGATCGCAGGATG GGTGTGTATGGGTACCCGATCGAGATCCAGGCCCTGTTCTTCATGGCGCTGCGGTGCGCGCTCCTCATGCTGAAGCCGGATGCGGAGGGGAAGGAGATCATGGAGCGGATCGTGACGCGGCTGACGGCGCTGAGCTACCACATGCGGAGCTACTTCTGGCTGGACTTCCAGCAGCTCAACGACATCTACAGGTTCAAGACGGAGGAGTACTCGCACACGGCCGTCAACAAGTTCAACGTGAACCCGGAGTCCATCCCGGACTGGCTCTTCGACTTCATGCCCACCCGCGGCGGCTacttcgtcggcaacgtcagcccCGCCCGGATGGACTTCCGCTGGTTCGCGCTCGGCAACTGCGTCGCCATCCTCGCCTCGCTCGCCACGCCCGACCAGGCCGCCGCCATCATGGACCTCATCGAGGAGCGCTGGGAGGACCTCGTCGGCGAGATGCCCGTCAAGATATGCTACCCGGCCATCGAGGGGCACGAGTGGCAGATAGTCACGGGCTGCGACCCCAAGAACACAAGATGGAGCTACCACAACGGGGGATCTTGGCCAG TGCTGCTGTGGCTGCTCACCGCGGCATGCATCAAGACCGGGAGGCTGAAGATCGCTCGGCGCGCGATCGACCTAGCCGAGGCGAGGCTCGCGAGGGACGGCTGGCCAGAGTACTACGACGGCAAGCTGGGTCGCTACATCGGCAAGCAGGCGAGGAAGCTCCAGACGTGGTCCATCGCGGGGTACCTAGTGGCCAAGATGATGGTGGAGGATCCGTCCCACCTCGGCATGATCTCCCTGGAGGAGGAGAAGCCGACCAAGCCGGTGCTCAGGAGGTCGGCCTCTTGGACAGGGTAA